NNNNNNNNNNNNNNNNNNNNNNNNNNNNNNNNNNNNNNNNNNNNNNNNNNNNNNNNNNNNNNNNNNNNNNNNNNNNNNNNNNNNNNNNNNNNNNNNNNNNNNNNNNNNNNNNNNNNNNNNNNNNNNNNNNNNNNNNNNNNNNNNNNNNNNNNNNNNNNNNNNNNNNNNNNNNNNNNNNNNNNNNNNNNNNNNNNNNNNNNNNNNNNNNNNNNNNNNNNNNNNNNNNNNNNNNNNNNNNNNNNNNNNNNNNNNNNNNNNNNNNNNNNNNNNNNNNNNNNNNNNNNNNNNNNNNNNNNNNNNNNNNNNNNNNNNNNNNNNNNNNNNNNNNNNNNNNNNNNNNNNNNNNNNNNNNNNNNNNNNNNNNNNNNNNNNNNNNNNNNNNNNNNNNNNNNNNNNNNNNNNNNNNNNNNNNNNNNNNNNNNNNNNNNNNNNNNNNNNNNNNNNNNNNNNNNNNNNNNNNNNNNNNNNNNNNNNNNNNNNNNNNNNNNNNNNNNNNNNNNNNNNNNNNNNNNNNNNNNNNNNNNNNNNNNNNNNNNNNNNNNNNNNNNNNNNNNNNNNNNNNNNNNNNNNNNNNNNNNNNNNNNNNNNNNNNNNNNNNNNNNNNNNNNNNNNNNNNNNNNNNNNNNNNNNNNNNNNNNNNNNNNNNNNNNNNNNNNNNNNNNNNNNNNNNNNNNNNNNNNNNNNNNNNNNNNNNNNNNNNNNNNNNNNNNNNNNNNNNNNNNNNNNNNNNNNNNNNNNNNNNNNNNNNNNNNNNNNNNNNNNNNNNNNNNNNNNNNNNNNNNNNNNNNNNNNNNNNNNNNNNNNNNNNNNNNNNNNNNNNNNNNNNNNNNNNNNNNNNNNNNNNNNNNNNNNNNNNNNNNNNNNNNNNNNAACAGAAAATAttagacaatttaaatttaaagaagctttttaattgaaaaataatgttcataGTATTgagactaaaattaaaataattttaagtcattataataattatcagtaactaaaatttatatctatcttgaaaaaattatgtcagtcactgaagtaaaaaatataaaattatatatcatattttattatcatcagCATTGGCACGGCAGCCCTTTGTGAGCCTTCCTCAGAAAATCCTCATCCACACAGTCTCTTTTTGGACCTTCCTCTTGGCCTTTTATTGGAGGGGGTTGCATTAAAGACTCTGTTCGTTCTGGGATTATTCTCACTACCCGGCCCATAttattctacttattttaatagatttaatgataTCATCACTATTAAAGATcttgtatatttcaaattttactagaTAAGAACTGCACTGAATACATAGCactgcattttttattcaaatgtcaTTATCAAAATTCAGTcaagtttacatttaaattacaaacaaattcaCAGTGTTCAGACAATTTGTAAATGAgtaatcaatttttgttttcctgCGATTTACATCCGACACCCACAATTTAATCCatttaatttgaacttataataaatttttataaaattaattgtgttttaattagttatgatgtaataatatttaatataaaaattttatgattataaactTATGTTTTAGAAGAtagtttttctaagaaattcatgttcattttttatgtCTGACACCATGGAATTGCCCagttgtaaaaacaaaaacttatctAAACAAAGAAACCATGTGGTTAGAttggaattctttaaatattctaatttctaatacgaaaaaataaaaaataaaatttaaaaagttttacctAGTGTTTTTCCATAGAATATGCAACAAGAAATTTGACAGTTTTGCCTTAGCCAGTGCTGAATATCTCTTAAAACAATTGCgctaattcaaaacaaataacattatttaaacatttgactttagatattagtttaaagaaaattatgtcaatgaattttattaagagcactgtttgaataaaattaagtataaaatggctatatattgaaatgtaaataaatataaatatttactgatgtATAATCACctggaattattttcttttgcttaataaaaatatattaaacagtgCTTATCCTAGGTTTTTTGGGTCACTCAGTAATTTGTATTTGATACATTTGTACAAAGACTACTTTTAACACTTTGAAAcatcttttattcattaaaagcaATGTCGATCTGAAGCAATATATATCTATCAATCTATTCAATATGGTATAttacaaataacattttaaataaattactttataatattgaCACCTTTCTTGTACCCACCTAtacttaataagaaaaaagtaacacgcaaacctggaaattttatgatttttactggaaaacctggaaaaatcagggaaatttgaaatctgatttgagtggccaccctgaaaaatcaagagaaaaaaaaacacaattttaaattaaaattatggtttgctaattgaaactttaatttaatagttaaagagtctgtccaagccaaatttGCTACTGCTTagggtaccttcacaaattcaactttggaaatcaacaaaagaaaaacaataatttcacaaaatactttttttttaaaattttatttttgtgtttcgtAAGAAAcgaataaatccatatttttgtgttgattttttaatattatttttaattttcacaaattatgtctaaattttcacaaaataaatacctttcagaaaaatctAGACAAACCACTCTAGacaattctctatttcatctagtcttcaaatttcaattatgcatttgttacaaaatggttgctatgcatattttgtaaattccaaacaaattttaagattgcAAATTTTTCCGCCCTTGCTTATGATTTTAGCGACTTTTGTAGAACATTTGGTGATAATTGTCACCCTACTAGTTTGAACCCTACTCATAAAGAACACATGATCTAAATTTAGCTTTCCAACTTCATAAGAAGTGGCAAAATTAGGAATAAGTGAGTGACGGCTTgtccttttatttatataatgttatgTTTCTCATCtctaagaaaacaattttactacactgtataaatttattgattgaatAAACTTAGTCACCTCCCTCCCCCCCTCAATACTTGTCAACTATTTTTCAAAGGTACACATTTCATCAAATATAAATCTCATATCTTGCTTGTGaaccaaataaatttcaatctttttccAGTCATAGTTATGGTATGCAgttataaaattgtaagaatatttttattgttttgataaatattctaAACATTTAAGTTGAAGTTTTCAGTTCATCAtagcttataaaatataatataaacttcatgattttttttttctttttgtaggaAGAATTTTCACTTGAGGAACAAGTATTTTggtgcataaaaaatatagaacaaaAACTTCAAGTGAAAAATATGAATCCAAAGCAAGGTACTTGTTATAATATGTGTTGGATATACAGAATGAAAATGTGGTGTAATTGGAGTGACTTATAAGTGAattgttttttgtgaaaataattttatttaagtgaaaagCGCAGCAGACCTACCAAATGAAACAGACCTGCcaatttcagaaattcaaatccAGAGACTTTTTTTAGATTACATGGTATAGtaagcaaaacaataataaattaaatttttgaacttctttacccctaaaaataacaaaataaattaatctgttatttttaaatggattgaatgactaatttaaaaatttttaaaaaggttatatTAGCATTTTTCTAGAATTCTTTCTTCTATAATTTTGTGGAAATACACCAtggcatttataatttaaaacattaaattttggtaTGTGCACCATATCTAATTTAATCCCACCTATCTGATGATTCTTTTTTACTACATGAGCTTAATTAATTCTcagaaatttcataatttttcttaatcttttgCAGTGatctgtttttataattaaagatcaATAATAATCTAAAGAATTAATAATGCAGGCGAAAAATAGTTTGCAAGAATGTAACAATAATGCAACAGATGTTCTCTCTTTCAACCAAAATTGCCATTGGCGAATTCCTTTCTCATAACCATAACGATTGGAAAGAACGATTTCTCTTCCCCCTTTCTCCTGCTGCAGGTGTAAAGAAGAAAACAGTTAAACTTAAACATGCAAGTCATTCTCTAAAATGAATGAGTGGGGGTGAAATGTTTAAACTATCTACcttaaaaatcaagtttatcCCCACTTTCAGCTGAAGGTcaactttgttatttttaatctcCAAAAtgtactatttcaaaattagagaTGTTCAAGTAAAATGATGCAACTTGATGAATACATGGATCAATGGAAAATGCTGGTTTTTcccagctttttttttcttttgttgatttaaatagagatcatttttgtttatttattctctacttaacatttattttaataatttttaattatttgacttatttaaaactgggttaatataagttaattatataagaaataatgtatttgcaataattttatgctataattttgtggaaaatgagattattttttatttaaaagttacctattttaaagcttttatcatttcatagcttaaaatttcagatatttaaaattagtgataAGAAATGGGATGTGTTTTTGATTGTTTTGTGCAGtacaaatattctgaaaataagatttattttattctatttaataatttttaatattttttaggatAAGATAGGATAATTTTGAGTAGTACAAATATTCTCAAAATGAgattcattttattctatttaattatttttaataattttttttaatattgtaaggatttttagttgtttaattaattgatttaataacatttaagtaTTTGAAATCAAGTTCTGATTAAATGTCATGACGTGATCGTAATTGTTCTATATTGTGCAATTTTGCACTTATTAAGATtcttttcatcaatttattatattttattaacttatttttaattattttttaaattattttcttaatcacTTGGTTTAGATGAAATtgcagtattttaaatttgcagggtacacaaattaagttaaatttacagtatttaatatttacagggGTCTGTTCAGGGCagatttactaccgtttagcggtaccttcacaaattcaccGTTCGATCAAACAgtactttcacaaattcaactttaacaaaaacaatagtttcacaaagtactttttttaaaaaaagcaaattttaaaattttcatccaTGCCTCTTAAAACTTTGTGGTACAGTTGTCTTTTTTTATGAGTTAGCAGTAGTAAATGATTGCAtgctataaatttatgtttgaatacaaggccggatttacgtataagctaaataagctgTAACTTGTGGCCCTGAGATGGCAAGGGCCCCCAGAtcccacttttttattttaaagttttattcggaGCTGGGGCCCTCTGAagcctaaaataattttattttattttttacattatcggacacttttcaaaatctaattgaagtgtttacaaatataaaataattgttactctTCACTTTTCTAaccaaaagagcaataaaacgCTCTTTTGACTGATGAAATATCCCCGTTTTCGCAACTACCATCCACAGAGTTTTCAAATAGCAGCCTCATTTTACACTGGGGGAAAATGCTTTTAGCTTCTTTAAATTGCCTTGAGCATTTTTGTCCCTATTTCAGAAATATCGAATATCCACAGAAACACCCTTTTTTCTGATTTCTGGTCATAAATTGCttggaacaaaaattttatagggCTGTAAATAGGGGGAGGAggaatatatgtaaaaaaaacttttctttaaaaaatacacacttTTTATGGAAAATGCAATCAATTTGTGAAAAATGCAAGTCTCATACAGAAAGATAGTGTAAAAATTGCTTCTAACGTGTACAAAAAGATGTATGGTAAGTgaataaaatctcttttttctttagttgaatttataacTATTTGACAACGTAAAACAGCTAAGTCATATAAGTCTTTTATAAATGTCATAAATTAACCTTTAATagtgattataatttaaaaatagttaaattattcatctaaaattttgttatagtaCCTTATTTAGCATTAAATACGTCAATATAGTCAAATTACAAAtacaaagttttatattaaagcGATGGTGTATGTCACTCATGGtcaattttactcatttttgtgattttaggTATACTGAAATTAATTAGGCTTTACATTTtgacatgaaattaatttaaagatgaaAAGCTGTATTTCAGATGTCTGTCAATCTAACTTATTGCATCCTCATCTGTAAGAAAtacaagataaaataatatgatagaTTAGGtacttaattaattgaatttctatgcttttttttcatctgCGCAACagtcaagatttttttttaaaaaaaaaccaacagtttttttgctattttttaatcaaactacataattaatacaaaattattacttaattattaactgttatttattaaaagagattTCATCTTGGAGTTTTGCATGGAATAAAATGTGAAACTGAtcaggaagggaaaaaaatcagaaactttcatattttatgaaactcattgtattgaaaaagtattcttttctagtaaaaaaattttacttcaataacttaaatttacagtaaataatcatgtttttatttcttttccttttaaaattttttgtatattactTATTAggttactaaaattattatgtctctttattttagtttcatttatggTAGAAAAAACTCACTGTGATGGCCTGACCTATATCTGAAATGTTGATTTGTTATATGCTTATATACAAGATGGGCAAAATAAAACTGGCATGGAAATCAAGTTTTatgcagtgttttcactacagcgcgagaacgcaAAAATCTCgcatatttgtttctttttttcgcattaaaaaaagattaccgggagaaattcgcgcattctataaatcaatttcaaaattcgtgaatttcttgcattttgaaaaaagcttctaattacgccatttagaataaaatccgtttcacttttcttcctggatctttcattatatttccaattattatagttattcGGANtcaaattttttatgcacttatgtaagatggacaaatatcttgtaaaggcaaaatcttctatgatgatgcaccaaaaatattcaatgctttaaaaaatagaagacgttaaaaatgtattataattaaagaaatgattttttttcaagagtttttgtgtttttttagtttttagaaatctcacttaactttttgaaatctcaccctgtttttgagaaagggtgagaaattctcacccatttttttttctatgatgaaaacactgttttatgtatattttccAAACCAGTTTTATTTTGCCCCCCTTGTACCTTTTTTATGTACCATAagcatgttttaattttgtgttttacaatttttacagccAAATCTCTGTTACAATCATTAAAAGTATTAGCTAATGAGAAGACTcctctaattaaaaaaaggcaagTAATGCGCATGACCTGTGGGGATTATCGAACTTCTATGCAAGATGAAATGAAACAGCTGAAACAACGTAGgctcatttttcttttgatttattgattttttttttgtcctatgCTGGGCATTAGTTTTTAAACCATCAGTCTCTGTCTCGTTTGCCATTATAGAACTAAAGGAAAAGTCATTCTCTGTAAAATTTCTATATGCAATGTCAATAAATCCAGGGCTAGTATAGAAGTGATCACCAGTCATGTCACCAAGTCCACATAATGTGGATGTCTGAGAATTCCACGATTCAAAAGAATGTAGATGTTTCTCTAAAAACTATGCAGAGCCTGCAGAACAAGCTTCATTAACAAGGAACCCCATGTATATGCTTAGCTAAGCatatacatattttgtaaatttttcaaacaaaagctATTTTAGATTTAACTGGTTTTTTAATTGGTTGATGTGTTTAATTGGTTGGAATGAAAGTTCTAAGCTGGGAAAGGTTACTATAAGTTTGAACCAGCCTTAGCTAGTTTGTTAGGTAGAACATTACTAGCGACTCTGCTGGCTAGGAATATTCTACAGAAAATTTTATCTCGATCTTCTGTATCTGTTTGTTAGTAGTTATCTGtataatctaaattaattatagatttGTATGCTagtgtctttttttattaacattacctataatgatagaaaaattaaaatttaaaaaaaatggtatacatgatcatttgtttataaatgtgtacatatatatataaatagatagaTTATTGAGGTTAATCATCATAATCATCCAACTTGATTTATCAGGCATAtttgtttcgtttattttattatcagaacactttcatatgttttttaaattcatgcatTTAGGCTTTTTTTAGTGATTGAGGAGCATAATTActctagaaattttaaaaaatcttctttgaaataattagtttgaatttGATAAAGTTATTGTACAGATGGTGTGTAATATGGTCTATAGACCATATTATATATCATATAGAAATATGACCtctttcaacttaaaaaaaaaaaaaagtttaagggATATGAATGTTAAGTGATATTTTGAAGACATTTGGATTtcagggttttttttaaaaaaaaaaactgtagtcaacttttaaatataaaatgtgaattaccaagcttttaaatgaaaaaaaaaagttttattatcagTTTCTTGATGACAAAgagtaatttaaatgttttgacatCTCAAATAGTTCATCTGCTTTTGACAGTTAAAACTACCCTGTTTATTTTGCGAAGATTCTCGATTATTAAAGTTTAACAGCTTGTTCTATGAAAAAGTTTTAGGCTACATgcagttatttcaaaaatgttattcattttGTATAATCTCAATGAAAAAGTGCTCTCATTGAcctgtttgaaattttgttgaAGTAAATGCATCCCCTTAAGCAAACTGATTGACAGGCAAAGATTTCATagagttttttcttaattgaattgaaaagtaaagaaaCTGCTTTAATGTAAAGGGGTTTCTGATGACTtatagtaaattgtataaaCTGCTGACcagatttgaatattttaaactag
This region of Parasteatoda tepidariorum isolate YZ-2023 chromosome X1, CAS_Ptep_4.0, whole genome shotgun sequence genomic DNA includes:
- the LOC107448371 gene encoding UPF0488 protein C8orf33 homolog, which encodes MDSEEEEFSLEEQVFWCIKNIEQKLQVKNMNPKQAKSLLQSLKVLANEKTPLIKKRQVMRMTCGDYRTSMQDEMKQLKQQMKKHKIAPVEKIQGSRFLHKSIKNCNEEKEEMKKTENNSSIFLFNFPNTDEING